Below is a window of Rattus norvegicus strain BN/NHsdMcwi chromosome 5, GRCr8, whole genome shotgun sequence DNA.
tccacgtgggggaaaaaaaaatctctccagccctcttcccagctttgttttggttttttaatgtgggtgggaattgaacccagaccaCACCGGACAGTCTTAAAAACTTGTCTAACTAAATGTAACTATAGTACATAAACACCTAAgtgaaaattaacttttaaaatttagattatATCCCCTAAGGATGGGTTCTGTTAACTGGGAGCTAAAGATAAAGATCCAGGGAGGGAGAACCTGGGATGGACATTCTGGGGGATCTGCCTGAATGAGGTCTTCCTCTACGGTTAGCAAAAAGTCATTAAGTCATTAAGAATATCCACTCCCAGCTTTCTAGATGgaatgcaagaattttatttcctcctttgaggAGACATCCTGTATGATTAACATTCCTGGTTGCCCTGGTGATCTGCGAATGCAAGGACTTTTGTGCCCTCAACAAACATTTTAAGATTTAGCAGTGCATTGGTTAGGTAggactttgttttctgtcacTGACTTCTGACTGTGATTTGACTACTTTGCACCCATATGCATAGGTGATTTTTCCTGTCCTAATTTCTTGGTTGGAGTTGTTTCTCTTGTCACAAATTTGCCATCAAGGCACCCTCACTATGACCAATACACAGTGAAGACAGGGTGTCAAGACCATTCTGTAGCTAGAGGGGTTTTGTTTATAATatagtctgtgtctgtgtttgtatgtctgtgaatATTGTTgctacactttttaaaaatagtattggAAAATAAGACAATCTTTATGAAAATCTTTAGTTCTAAGACTATGTTTAAACAGTTGTCTCTAATTTTCTTTCTAGCTTGCCTACATGTAGCCTGTGTTGTACAACAGAAAGACGCTAGACAATGGTTTGCAGAACTTTCTGTGGATATGGAGAAggtactcttttcttttttggaagaCATGGTCTCCCTGTATAGCCCTCTCTTGCCTGAAGCTTGCCGTGTAGAACATGATGGTCTCCAATgcatagaaatccacctgcctcttcctcccaagtgctgggattgcagcctGTGCCCCTCACCCTACATGATGTGTGTTCTTTACGTACTATTATGTTGCTAGTTTTTGCTACTGAgaacttttcaaatattttcttctagaTTTTGGAAATAATCAGGGTTATTTTAAAACTGTATGAGCAGTGGAAGAATTTTGATGAGAGAAAAGAGATGGCGACTATTCTTAGTAAGATGCCGAAACCAAAACCACCTCCGAACAGGTACATTTCACACTTAGCTGCTGATTTAATTTTACTGTATAATGATTATCAGATTTTCTTTAGATTGTGGTATATTTTACCTTTTTCTAAATCTTATACTAAAGTTGctttatttctgtttaatttctgtcttgataAATTGCTAATGTCTCAGTTTTAAGATAAGTTCTTCTGTCTAGTAACTTTCTAATGCAATGGAGGTCTATTACAGGTATCCCTCAACATATAGCCATGTTCTGTACCTAAGCTGAACTGAATGAGACAAACATTTGAAATTCAGAGATAAAAACTTGAAATAGTTTCCATTTGCCTCCCTGTCAATTCCTCTCCCTGAAGGAATAATTGTTCTCCTATTTCATACATTTCAGTAAGCATTTTGAAAATTTTTGGTGACCTGATGTGCTAAAGATTATAAATGTTGGCTTCTGAGTGATCCTCTGACCCCATAGCACACAGTTCACAACTTCACCAGAGAGGAACCTCCTGCGCgaaggtgtttttgttgttgtaaatGAATCTGCACTCAGTTGAGTGGCTCTCTGCCCTCTCTGTGTATCAGATCATTCAAAGCAAGAACGCTGAGAAGGGGAGTAAATGCTTTATGCTTAGTTGTTACTTAGAGAGGTTATATAGCAATAAGATACATTTTTAGACTGCTGCTGGTTACAGTGACGTTACAGTTGAGAAGAAAATGATGATTAACTGTTACTAGGAGCTGCTTAAGGCAGTCATTGAAACAGCTACCTTTGGATGCATTTTTTACAGAAGCTCCCTGAGTGATTCTCCACTAATGGCAGGGCCTGAAGCTGCAAGATGATGGTGGACAAGATAATGCAATCTCCTATTGTCACAGTTACTGGTATTTTCagctttagttatttttattttaatattcggCATTTTTCCAAGAAATCACCATATTTTTGATGTATAAAGATTTGTTATCATTTCCATATGATTTTATGCCATTGgacaacagttttttttcttttttctttcttttttttttttgaaagacatTTTGGATTTTCCTAAAGAGTAGAAATAGAATTTTATATGTCAGATTTAATTTTGTAGGAAATTCGTTCAGAAGAAGTTGTAATCTCTATGTTGAGTGATACCTGTAATAATGTGAAACCCTAAACTCTAACTTAAATCTTTGAATGTATATGGACACTAACTTCTGGACTGCTTGTTATGTATGAGGGCCTCAAGTTACagaagaataaaaacataaaaccaactcttagttttctgtattttaatttttctgcatTTGTGTTTTATAATCAGAATGTCTGTCTTATAGAATTGCTCCACAGAATAATGAACTTCAGAAATTAATAGTACTATCAGTATTGAAAATGAATCTTTTAATTGGcataaaatttctttcttccccATTTGAACAGTGAAGGAGAGCAGGGTCCAAATGGAAGTCAGAACTCTAGCTACAGCCAATCTTAAAACACCCTGAAGAATCCCGTAGTGGACCACTTGGAAGGAAAGCATTGGAGAGTTTGAGTAATGTCTTCATTGGAAAGCAGATGCAAATGAATAGCTTGTTTCTGTCGAGCATATTGGGAATTGACTTAATTTCCACAAAATAAGTTTCATTTCCTAACTTGATTCTAGTGTATAATTTATTAAATCTTAATTACAAAATTTAGTGAGACTCTTAAGGAACCTATAGCCATATACAAACATTTCAGGGTTAACTTCTCTTttacatactcatgcacatagacacatactAGTACTGGTTTTTTATTAGGAAATTGAAGGGTTTATTATCTTTTTTGTATTAAGTCAGGAAGCATGAAATGTCATTTGTTCACATTTTTCTTTGGGCATTGAGGGACCAAAAAGGACATAAAAAGTCAATAAAACTCCCCCCGACccaattaaattttaaaactagATTTAAGAAGTTAAATCTTAGAAAATCCTAGGTTTTAGAAATGATAATTACAATTTGAAGGAGATTAATCAAGAGCttactgattttaaaatatattgtattcaATACTTTTTGTATCATCACAGAAGATACTGGCCCAGCCTATCAAAAaagtgcaatatatatatatatatatatagcataccTTGACAATGTAAAGGTTGTATTGACTTACTAGCTGTATTGAAATGCTGGGAAACCTGAAAGAAAAGGCTATTTACAACTAATTTATAGTTATTaagcattttaaaagtttaatttgaTTAAATGCTTAAGTTAAAATTTGGTgaaattttaatgtttaatttgTCCTGAAATTTTTTATGAGACATATATACCCGATTTAATTTTAGTGTTTTAGTGTAAGCTAACAGATGTACAGAAGGCATTCTGAGTTGGGAAGGAACCTGGTCAGGTTTTAGGCCAGTAAGATTCTTAATTCTCATGGGTATAGACTTCAGGATAAATGTTACATTTGTGAGACTTCATAAATTAACTCATTTTCTTCAGACTCAAAGGAAGAAGTATAAATAAAACTTGGAGTAATGAGATATTATTGTGTAGTtttgcactttttaaaaaatcatgaaaaaattACTCAGTGTTGACTTCCTGGTTAAAATTGGAAGAATAAAAGTTAAGTTTTTCAGCTATATTCACTAATGTCTTGAATTCCTGTTGCTAAGTTTGACTTAGGGTTTCTGAGACTCTTTGTGCATGTTAAATTAGAACCCTAAACTTTGTAAAGGGGTGATTTTGCCTGGTTTATGAATAGAGGAATATGAGGAAAGTTCTGCTTCTGTGTGGAGAGTATCAGATGCAGATGCACTGGAAAGGGAACAAATATGGGCTCTGCTAAGGTCGTACAGGGATAAGAAACCAACCAACAGGCTCTCCCAGGCCTGAAGGGTTAATCCAAGCTTAGCTTGGATGTTAGTGATTGCTTCTCACAGCCATTAACTGCAGTTTTATATTTAGGCTTTTTTAaatccagtttcttttttcagattTATCTTTGTGCTTCATAGTTTTTTTGCAAATGCTATTGTGGAAAATTAAGATTTTGCAAGAGCAGACAAAGCAGTGAAGTAAACCtccatgtgtgtatgatgtagCCTCAGCTATTACTGATTCGTAGCCAGTTTCACCTTATTTAAACTTCCACACCAGTCTCCAGTTTGTAtattattttgaagaaaattcTAGATATatcattttatccataaatatTTCATACTCATAATaggtaaaataattatttaatattatattaaaattctCAATTCCCTGAGCGTTGCAGAGCATTCTTTGAATTCATTTATAAATCCTTTTAGTTTTAGATTCATGGATTCTTCCTCCATTCTATAACATGCCCTGCTTTCATTTGTTCATATATTAAGCTCCCGTAGCCTATGTGTTACTGTGAGCATTTTTAGCATGCCATTTAGTGAGGGTTTTTCTCCTTTGTATTTCCGTAAACTGATAATTGCCTTTGAAGGCTGACCACATTGAGATTCTTTTTGGTTTGGCTAGACTACTGTAGGGTGGTGTCTCTTGCATTAGTCAACACATAGTGGCTGTTGCTGAATTGTCCTCACTTATGACAAGTACTGTTTCAGATTCAGTCATAGGCACACTGTCCAGTCTCAGCCACCAGCCACTTACAGATGAACAGTTACTATGTGGCTTGTCTGAATGCAGATATGCGTAAATGTGCAAACATGTTGGAATTCAGGTACTTACTAATACAACacaaaataatgttaaaaatctCAATTTGTTTATAACCATTATGTGTTTTAAATGATAATATTTTGGATACAtagaattaaataaaacattgttaaaatatttcttgtttctttttaattttttaaatataggaaCATTTAAAATCACAGAGTGGCTTGCATTGGACAGTGCTGCTGCCagataataatgaaaatattagaTTTCTGTCTCACTCATCTACCTGCATTTGCATttcctgcttttccttttttaactgtCATTTGTCTGCTATTTACTTCAACATTTCCAGTTAGCACACTCTTAATAttactattaattaattaattaattactgtATGCCAGATGTGTGCCGTGTGCTGTCGGAATTTGAGCTAGGCTTACTGAAGAGATGAGAACTCATCTCTCAGATGATGTAAGTGACAGCTTAGATGCATGCTCTAACTGATAAAACCAGGGCATCTGAACTCCAAACACTACAAATATTGCCTCTTCTGctcacccctcccctttttaTGTTCAGCTATAAATATTACCCTACTTTGGAAGATGGGAGATCTTGCTTTCTCACACATCTTCTCCTTCAGCCCCACAATGGGACTTCTATCATTTAATTACACAGTTTGAGCAGGCCTACAGTTATGTAGCCTCACAATACggacagtttgaggccagcctgaactacattaGACAGTTTCTCTAAATAGCAACAAATTGTACacagtgtttttaaaattcatatttagTATATATAGATAATAGGCTATAGCCCAAtaacttctttaaaatattttgtctttataATTGACAGTTAACCTTAGTTATAATTTGCTTAAATtgctttgtgtttttttgttaagTCATCTAAGAattgttatttgttttctaaaagtCAGACTTAGGGAGACTTAGCTGAGTCCACCCTACTGGCTGGAAGGCCAAGTATCACTGCTGTTCTAGAACAGAGTAGATTGGTGTTCCCTTTCAGCTTCTCTTACGTAGTTAACTAAAGAAGGGGGTTCAAGCCTTTTAAGTGCCACCTTACTCTTTTGAGAGTCCAGGTTATTTCTTTCTTAGGGTATTAGGCTTGTTGGTTGTTTTAAAGtgattttgtttcttgttgttgggttttgattttgttttttaattgaagatgtgagccaccacctctggctcttccATTTTAACAGTTTCCTTCGTGTCCTTTTCCATTTGGCTTGGTCATACTGTTTCAGGTTAGGGTCTTGCCATAATTTAGAGGATTCTATATATTTGAGAAGACAGAGAACACTAATTTGAAAGACTGTTAAAATAAGCATAGCATAGACTCAAAGATTAAACAGCTGCCAACAGGGTTAACAGCATTTGTTCTTGAAAAGGACCCAGGTCcaatcccagcacacacaggCTTACCACTTCCTCAGGCACAGGCATgcttgtggtgcacagacatacatgcagagcaCTCAGATGGATAAAATGAGtccaaaaagtttaaaataacaaTCATCAAATGTAGtcttcaaagaaaatgtgaaataggAATTTATGAGCACACTTAGATACACTCAGTGGGATTCTACCAAGTGGACACCTGGAagtttctctttcccctctctccatactgaaatctctttccttttctctttccccctttccttggTGCTGGAATTTTTGCTGGAGGTGTAGGAATTGTTCAGTCTTTCATTTGAATTGATTGGTTGAATTAGAGCCTCCTTACACTGCCCAGTCTGACCTCAAACCACTGATGCTTTGGCCCGAGTCTCTATAAAGTTAGGATTGAAGGTATGAGCCACCAAGCTTGGCTGCTTTAAGAATATGTCATTTGGGCTGAAGagaactcagcagttaagagcactagctgctaggttgaattctcagcacctacatgatcGCTGTGTTATTCCAGTTCCAGGTGACCTTAGCCCTTCTGATCTCTGTAGGGATTAGTCACACAAGTGAcgcacagatgtacatgcatccatgcaggcaaaatacccacacacatagaaATAATAACTAAAAGGTATtttaaagctgggtgtggtagcacgggtctttaaacccagcacttgggaggcagagacaggtggatctctgaattccgcgccagtctggtctacaaatcgagttccaggacatccagggctgtctcacaaaaacaacagcaacaagaaataataataataaaaacataattttttttcaaaaatacgATATTTAGGGTTAGAGTGATGGCTAGGGAATTTAAGAGTATTTGtgactcttacagaggacctggggtttAGTtggcagcacccacatggcagctgacaaCCATCTAACAAAAATTACAGGATATTTAACTCCTTTTTCTGTTATCTATGGGTCCTACATGCATGTGGTGAACTACCAAGTGCAGAAGAAACAGgctcaaaaatatacaaatattttttaaaaactacaaaacCTCCAATAGATTAGGTACTGAATCTATCTGTATTAAGTGTTACAATACATAGTAAAAAATCAAGATACATCCTCACAGAATTGAAGAGGCCTCGTGGAGATCATGAGGTAGGTGGAGAAGCCGAGAATGAAGGTAAGCTGAGATGTTTGATTTGGAATTTTGCCTACTGTTGGCACATTTTTCTTCTACCTCTGTTCCCTGCAATCTACTCTATCAAAGTGATCTTCTCCCACAATAGGGACAAAACAGCTGCCCTAAAAATAAGGTGTTTTATGTCACTTTGAGGCCTCTGACACTGTGTTGGAAATGTATTTAATATCAGGATGATTTACATTTTGAGGCCTCTGACTATGTTAGCAATGTTTTTAATATCTGGATGAAAATGGTAGGCCTTTTAGCactttgggggggtgggggggactggGGTAAAAGGATCTTGATTTCAAGGGCACCTAAGACCATGGGTGGAGAAACATGTAGGGACTGCATCATAGAAAACAAGAGTATCAGACTCTCAAAGGTTAGGAAGacgggagggaaggagggagggaagggggggcaTGACTGCTTCTAAGTGTGTGTAGGGGATGGGGGACGTTTATTATAGATATGTGGGAGACCACAATCACAAGTAGCAGACACATTTGGTAAAGTCTGGAGTGGTCGTGACCCTGGAAGTAGATGGAGGGGACACACACCTAGTACAGTGGCCAAAAGGCTAAAAGTACAAAAGAAGAGCAGATAACCAAAATGTCTGGactatatagggaagagcctctaagGGAAGGTCCTGgaccctgggctggagagttcagggtagggTGGGGTGTGCCAGCCTTGTCCTGTGACAGGTAGGGATTGAGGGGTGCTGGGAGAACCAGGTCTACTTTGATATGTTACATAGGCACCTCAGCTGTACTGCTGACTGTAGTGGGCCAGTTTCAGGTGTTGCCAAAGATAAAAGCTGAACCTTGTCCTGAATAGAAATGGACACTGGGTGAAAAGAGAAGAAGGGTTATTCCAACTGCCAGGGCTATCTCCTGGGAATGCAAGGAGAAGAAACGGGTAAGATTTGCAGGattaaatggaaaaagaagaaagagggctTGTGAGCTGGGGTTGAGCTTCTGAGCAGAGACCCCGAGGGCCTTGACTAGTCCACTGCAAGGCACCACAGTCCTGGCAGTGGAGAGCCTTGTTTCCCTTGCCAGAGATATGGAAAATGGCTTCCTTGTTAGCATGTGGGAACTTGTCTTCAAGTCTCCTAGGGAATGGGACTTTTGTTTAAATGGCAGTCCTTGGGGAAAGGACTTCTTGGGAGACCAGATAAGGACCACCCCTGCTCCCCCCCCATAACTGGCCTATAATTAAAAGATAATATAATTGAGGGTCCCTGAGGCAGGTTTTTTCATTCAGGTTGctgagaaatgaactcaggacctcgaagagcagacagtgctggtAACTGCTGAGCCCTTGCTCCAGCCCAaagtaggttttgtttgtttacttgtattgCCATGACCCAGGGGATATGAGAGCAATGCCACCTAATAAAAGAAAACCAGTTTTTGTTTGAGTCTCTGACGGTCTAATTCTACTCTATTTAAGAAGGCAGCTGAGTAGAGAAGTCAGAAAACCTTGGCATCTGACCCATCTGCAATGAGGAGAAAGACCTCAGAGAAGTCTCAGACTAGGGTTGCCACTTCCCTACCTTCCCTAGGCCACTGGGGATGGGTCCTATTTCCAACCTGCTAACAGTGTGGCATTATCTGTCCCACCTAACATGGCTTAGTTCCCTGCCATTTCTCATTTTCCTCCTTTTGACAGAGCCATGTCAGCCGTGTGgctaccttcccagatctgtttGTATGTAAGATAACTTGGTGCTACCATTTCTCAACACACTTGATTTGCCGTCTGTTTCCTTGCAAGAAAGGGTTTACAAAAACCTATCAGTAATGGAGTGGATCCTCAGTGGGGAGAGACCAtgcctggtggggtgggggagttatctgggagaaaaaagaaagtgaccATAGTCCCAAGGACCATCAGGATAGAAGAGTCCTTGGTGAGCCAGGTGTGGttgtctggtctacagagtgagttccaggacagcctaagctatacagagagaccctgtcccaaaaagcaagcaaacaaacaaaaaaagcagacAAGATTAGAAGGGCCCATAGTACAATCCATGGACATCTGCAAGAATACAACGGCCACTAAGATGACGGGCAGCATCTTCTAACCTCTAGATATTCTTTGGCAGTAGCAACCAAGGCAAGGGCAGACTATGAAGAATTAgctttggaaagtattggtaagTAGTCCTGCCACCCTCTACACACAGTGGAAAAAGAATGGGTTAAGGACAGAATATTATGAACTTGTtactgatggatttttttttttaaagattgatgtTTGTCCCTTTCTCCTCAAGGAGTACCTACACTCCCACTCTTCCTAAGATGCCAGACACAGGCCAGCCGAAGGGTATTGAGAAGAGTATGCCTTAGGACCATGAAGGACTTCACTGCTatcctttttcattttaaaggcTGCTGCTTTGTTGCTGTGAAAAACCGCTGACTAGAGAgacgaaagggtttattttggtttacacTTATACTTCACAGTGCATCATTGAGGAAAATTAGAACAGgagctcaaagcaggaacctggagacaagaACTGGAGCAGTCTGGAGGAACAccacttactgacttgctccctagGGCTTGCCTagcctgctttttaaaaaaagatttattattttatgtatatgagtacactgtagctggcCTCAGATGCaacaaaagagggcattggatcccattacagatggttgtgagccaccatgtagttgctggaaattgaacccaggacctctaggagagcagttagtgctcaacctctgagccacctctccagcccaagcctgctttcttacattATGCAGGACCACCTGTTCAGGTGTGGGGCTGCCCACAGAAAGGGGAGCGCTCCTacatcaatgaagaaaatgcctcacagacgtCTCCAGAggacagtctgatggaggcagttcgtCAGTTGAGATTTCCTTTTCCCAGACATGTCTAGGTTTTTGTCAATATGGTAAAAAGCAGCACAGTACCCTACCACAGATGTTTTCCATTGACCTGGCATCTTCTAAAAACATGACACAAGAAGCTAGTCTTGTAAGGCTTCCCTTGAAGGACCAACCCCATGTAACTATAGGAAGGGTATCAGAGTATACTAGTGTGGGGTGAGGAAATGTTAGAGCAGAGGCATGATCTTCCCCATAGTCCTTCCCCAGGATAGCCCCcatatg
It encodes the following:
- the Ccnc gene encoding cyclin-C isoform X3 codes for the protein MNHILECEFYLLELMDCCLIVYHPYRPLLQYVQDMGQEDVLLPLAWRIVNDTYRTDLCLLYPPFMIALACLHVACVVQQKDARQWFAELSVDMEKILEIIRVILKLYEQWKNFDERKEMATILSKMPKPKPPPNRYISHLAADLILLYNDYQIFFRLWYILPFSKSYTKVALFLFNFCLDKLLMSQF